Genomic DNA from Deltaproteobacteria bacterium:
GGTATTCTTTTTAGTAACAATGGTAGCTGCTACTGCTGATGTTACCACCAATATAAGTATAAGTATCATCAGCTTCTTAATATTCTTTGGCTTCATTTCTTCTTCCTCCACGGTTATTTTTTTCATACCTTATATCATATTGCCTTTTTTAGCAAAGGCAAGTATATAATACTTATCAATTTAAATGGTAACTTATCCGTATAGGATCTTAATCCGTTTTGTACCTTAATGTTCCTTTGTAATAGGGTCTTACCCTGAACTTAACCCCGAGCATTTCTGCAACCGCCCTTGTTGCATTAACATCAATATCGGGAAGCCCAACCATCGTTGCCGTCACGTCCTTAAATCGCGTTTTAGCCTGCTTTATAAATCCAATAACAGCTTCATAAGAAGCATCGCTGTACTCATTTTTACACAGTTTTATATAAGTCTTTGCATCCGGGGCATTAAGGCTTACCGAAACAGCATCTATATACCGGCTGAGCTCCTTTGTTATATCCCTTCCATAAACAAGATTGCCAAGCCCATCCGTATCAAGCCGTACCGTTTTTGTGCCGTGTTCTTTAAGCCATTTACTTACTAACATAAGTATGTCAAGCCGCTGCGTCGGTTCGCCAAAGCCCACAAAAACGACCTCGTCAAATAATGGCAGCTTCTTTACCGCACCGATAATCTCTTCATAAGAAGGCTCTTTTTTAAACAGCTTCAATTGATAATTTTTTACATAGTAGTCGTTTTTAAATTTAGGGCAGAACACGCATACATTGGTGCATTTGTTCGTTATATTAAGGTAAAGTTTGTTATCAAACACGTATACAATCGTTTTTTCTGTCCCGATACCAAAGGCTTTGAGTGCGTTGTCCAGCAGTATGCCCGACAGCTTATCTTCATTTATGTGTTTCAATTCCGATATTGCCTTTAAAACATACGCTGTGTAAGCCGGCTCATTGCGTTTGCCTCTATAAGGCACCGGAGATAAAAATGGACAATCCGTTTCTATAAGCAGCCGCTCGACAGGTAATTCTGCAACCGCATCTCTTAATGACTTTGCATTTTTAAATGTAATAATTCCATTGATAGAAAGATAAAAGCCAAGTTCAATTGCCTCTGCCGCCTGTTCCATATCACCGCCATAACTATGTATAACACCGCCGACATCCCCTGCATGTGCCTTTTTCAGCATACTCATGGATTCTTTATTTGCGTCCCTGCTGTGGATAACAAGAGGTAAACGCTTTTTTCTTGCAAGCTCTATGAACGCCTCAAAAGCCTTTATCTGTGCCTCTGCCGGTGAATGCATATAATGGTAATCAAGCCCGACCTCCCCTATGGCGATGACCTTTGGCTCGTCCGAAAGTTTATCTATTTCTTGAAGGGTTTGTCCGCTGAACAGGGATGCCTCATGCGGGTGGAGTCCAACTGTCGCATACACATTCTCGTATGCATTCGCAATGTCAACGGCATCGCAATTGCCTTTCATACCCATGCCTGAACCTATGTTTATTATGAATTCTATCCTTGCATTGAATGCGCGTTTAATAACATCTTCCCTGTCCTTACTGTAGTCATCAAAATTCAGGTGCGCGTGTGAATCATAAATTTTAATCATTGTTTTAACCTCATCATCTCGGATCTGTAATTACCAAATACAGTGGGTCTGTAATTTTCAAGTCTGTCCGTATATGCCACAAAGTCTTCCTGCCTCACAATGGGTATAATCGGTAATTCCTTATGCAAGATTAGCTGGACTTTTTTATAATACGTAGCCCGCTTTTCTATATTATATGACTCCGCACCTTTATTCATAAGTGTATCTATCTCCTTTTCCCATGGTGTTGCAGGTGTCTTTTCTCTTGGATCCCATATATGAAGCATGCCGTTTGACATAAGTACATTTGCGCCGTCGTGGGGTTCATATCCGCCTGTAAGTGCTATAAGGGCACAATCCCAGTCAAAGTTTGTTGTTAGCTTTTCCACAAGCGTATTGAAGTCAAGCGGCTTGTAGTTCACCTTAATTCCAAGCCTTGTAATATTCTCAAGTATGATTGATGCAACACTTTCTCTTTGCTGGTTACCCGAATTAGTGAAGAAATCAAACTCA
This window encodes:
- a CDS encoding YchF/TatD family DNA exonuclease yields the protein MIKIYDSHAHLNFDDYSKDREDVIKRAFNARIEFIINIGSGMGMKGNCDAVDIANAYENVYATVGLHPHEASLFSGQTLQEIDKLSDEPKVIAIGEVGLDYHYMHSPAEAQIKAFEAFIELARKKRLPLVIHSRDANKESMSMLKKAHAGDVGGVIHSYGGDMEQAAEAIELGFYLSINGIITFKNAKSLRDAVAELPVERLLIETDCPFLSPVPYRGKRNEPAYTAYVLKAISELKHINEDKLSGILLDNALKAFGIGTEKTIVYVFDNKLYLNITNKCTNVCVFCPKFKNDYYVKNYQLKLFKKEPSYEEIIGAVKKLPLFDEVVFVGFGEPTQRLDILMLVSKWLKEHGTKTVRLDTDGLGNLVYGRDITKELSRYIDAVSVSLNAPDAKTYIKLCKNEYSDASYEAVIGFIKQAKTRFKDVTATMVGLPDIDVNATRAVAEMLGVKFRVRPYYKGTLRYKTD